A single region of the Armatimonadota bacterium genome encodes:
- a CDS encoding transketolase, whose translation MVTTSVSVEQLERTARKLRRHIVKMLAIAGSGHPGGSLSAIDILTALFFGNVMRYDPKNPRWVERDRFILSKGHAVPALYAVLAEAGFIPEDWLWQLRKIDTPMQGHPSVKDIPAVEASTGSLGQGLSIGLGMALAARLDDKPYRVYVMIGDGESEEGQVWEAAMAASHFRVGNLTAILDYNRYQLDGAIGEIMSIEPVVAKWEAFGWAVREIDGHNMKQILEALHWAKEPREQPSIIIAHTVKGKGVSFMENNNEFHGKAPTQAELEQALAELAD comes from the coding sequence TTGGTCACAACAAGCGTTTCCGTCGAACAGCTGGAGCGAACGGCACGCAAGCTGCGTCGCCACATTGTGAAGATGCTGGCAATCGCAGGAAGTGGGCATCCTGGCGGTTCCCTTTCTGCCATTGACATTCTCACCGCGCTTTTCTTTGGCAACGTCATGCGCTACGACCCGAAGAACCCACGCTGGGTAGAGCGCGACCGGTTTATCCTCAGCAAGGGACATGCTGTTCCCGCGCTGTACGCGGTGCTCGCCGAAGCCGGTTTCATCCCCGAAGATTGGCTATGGCAACTGCGCAAAATCGACACCCCGATGCAAGGGCACCCTTCCGTGAAGGACATTCCGGCGGTGGAGGCATCTACCGGTAGCCTGGGACAGGGACTGAGCATCGGTCTGGGCATGGCGCTGGCAGCGCGGCTGGACGACAAGCCGTACCGCGTGTACGTGATGATCGGCGATGGCGAGTCCGAAGAGGGACAGGTCTGGGAAGCGGCGATGGCCGCTTCGCACTTCCGCGTCGGCAATCTGACGGCTATTCTGGACTACAATCGGTATCAACTGGACGGCGCGATTGGAGAAATCATGAGCATCGAACCGGTCGTCGCCAAATGGGAAGCCTTTGGATGGGCAGTGCGCGAGATAGACGGGCACAACATGAAGCAGATTCTGGAAGCCCTGCACTGGGCAAAAGAGCCGCGCGAGCAACCGTCCATCATTATAGCCCATACGGTCAAAGGCAAAGGCGTCTCGTTTATGGAGAACAACAACGAGTTTCACGGCAAAGCGCCCACGCAAGCTGAACTGGAACAGGCGCTGGCGGAACTCGCTGACTGA
- a CDS encoding transketolase, giving the protein MARPLGEATREAYGKALAELGRENPNIVVLDGDLSKSTMTKYFAQEFPDRFFNVGIAEANMVGMAAGLAASGKIAFASSFACFVMCKAFDQMRLAVAYSGNNVKIVGTHGGISIGEDGVSQMGHEDIGLALSLPGFVVLVPADGAETREAVRAAAEHVGPVYIRVGRPKAPVVYENGCPHFRIGKAITLRDGDDVTLIANGLMVAAALDAAETLAQQGISARVLDMHTVRPLDEEAVEKAARETGAIVVAEEHLLYTGLASQVAMAVAKRYPVPMRFVGLYDYAESGAPDALMRKYGLTAEDIAREAVELVHMRQEAVV; this is encoded by the coding sequence ATGGCAAGACCACTGGGTGAAGCCACCCGTGAAGCATACGGTAAGGCGTTGGCAGAACTCGGACGTGAAAATCCGAACATCGTGGTGCTGGACGGCGACCTGTCTAAGTCCACGATGACCAAATACTTTGCTCAGGAGTTTCCCGACCGCTTCTTCAACGTGGGTATTGCTGAGGCGAACATGGTGGGCATGGCGGCAGGGCTGGCGGCATCAGGCAAAATCGCTTTCGCATCTAGCTTCGCCTGCTTCGTCATGTGTAAGGCGTTCGACCAGATGCGCCTGGCGGTGGCTTACAGCGGGAACAACGTGAAGATTGTGGGAACGCACGGCGGCATCTCCATCGGCGAGGACGGCGTATCGCAGATGGGACACGAAGACATTGGTCTGGCGTTATCCTTGCCCGGCTTTGTGGTGCTGGTTCCCGCAGATGGCGCGGAGACACGGGAGGCAGTGCGGGCAGCGGCAGAACATGTGGGACCGGTTTATATCCGCGTGGGACGCCCGAAAGCACCCGTCGTGTACGAAAATGGGTGCCCACACTTCCGCATAGGCAAAGCCATTACCCTGCGTGACGGAGACGATGTGACCCTGATCGCTAACGGTCTGATGGTAGCAGCTGCCCTGGACGCTGCGGAGACTCTGGCGCAACAGGGCATCTCGGCGCGAGTACTGGATATGCATACCGTGCGCCCGCTGGATGAGGAGGCGGTGGAGAAGGCGGCACGCGAAACTGGAGCCATTGTGGTTGCGGAAGAGCACTTGCTGTACACCGGCTTGGCTTCGCAAGTAGCCATGGCGGTAGCAAAGCGTTATCCTGTGCCGATGCGTTTTGTCGGGCTGTACGACTACGCCGAGTCCGGTGCACCGGATGCATTGATGCGCAAATATGGCTTAACCGCCGAAGACATCGCACGAGAAGCTGTGGAGCTGGTACACATGCGCCAGGAAGCTGTCGTATAG